Proteins encoded together in one Flavobacteriales bacterium window:
- a CDS encoding DUF4175 domain-containing protein encodes MAPDHDLLIAKLDAFTRKYYKDQLLRGALYSVGLLVLAYLLAAGLEAVGRFGTGVRTALFYGYLLAAAAVLARFIAWPLVKLFRLGPVISHAEAARMIGAHFGEVKDKLLNTLQLKDQAAHDPRHRDLIEASIAQRSRELGPIPFANAIDLRRNTRYLRFALPPLLVLLLLLVAAPSFISGPTQRLIRHGSSFAPEAPFRFVVRNPGLEVPEQQDFDLEVAVEGAVLPQQVDVLVDGRAIPLVKDGVGRFRHRFRNVGRDTPFQLTAEGFTSEDFLLTVMPDPAVLDVVLTVEPPAYLGLPKEQLRTAGDATVPAGSRLTWSIGTRSAQQLDLAFADSTYRLSPAENDRFAASRRVLQPLTYRMLPRHGERGPADAPDHRIEVVPDLHPTIAVEERVDSAALKRRYFRGTIGDDHGFTRLQFAYRFITGGDSVPADRREGVQDLSVDRRQVRQEFLHAWDLIDLPLQPGDKVEYWFEVWDNDGVNGAKRTRSATLVFEAPTLEALAQQRAEQSEAIAQDLKQGIKEAQDLQRELDRMRRDLLDKKQPDWQDQQRMQKLLDRQKQLERNIERSTEQLRQQQQQQQEFRQVDERVLEKQQRLQELFEDVLSEEMKELYRQMQEMLDKLDKEKLLDKLDEMKMSQEDIEKELDRSLELFKQMEVEQRAEDIAEQLEKLAEEQEKLAEDTKAGDQPQDELQQRQDSLNKAFEDIREQVDELEKKNQELEKPLDLPDTAPTEEQIQQQQQQSSEQLDKKQNQKAGQSQQNASDQMKQMAFQMKSAMQSGQQQQQEEDMDALRQLLENIVELSFDQERVMDGLKATGVRDPRFLELGREQRELRSSAKVIEDSLFALSKRVPQIQGTVNREMNAVNGHMDEALEHVGEARANERHKPMAAEDQQRAMTALNNLALLLDEALQQMQQQMQSQMQGNGQCNKPGGTGSGQGKKPSMAKMKAQQEAMQKQLDAMRKAMEEGKKKGEKPGQQNPGGKTPGMGMSQQLAQLAAQQAAIRKEMQRMAQELNKDGSGAGNGLNKLAEQMERQEKDIVNKNITPETLRRQQDIMTRLLEAEKAERERELDQKRTSNEGRERPAEDPARFFDYQQRKAREAELLRTVPAGLKPYYRDRVNDYFGTFDTP; translated from the coding sequence ATGGCCCCCGACCACGACCTGCTGATCGCCAAGCTCGACGCGTTCACGCGCAAGTACTACAAGGACCAGCTGCTGCGCGGGGCCCTGTACAGCGTGGGCCTGCTGGTGCTGGCCTATCTGCTGGCCGCGGGGCTCGAGGCCGTGGGCCGCTTCGGCACCGGCGTGCGCACCGCGCTCTTCTACGGTTACCTGCTGGCCGCAGCGGCCGTGCTCGCGCGCTTCATCGCCTGGCCGTTGGTGAAGCTCTTCCGCCTGGGACCGGTGATCAGCCACGCCGAGGCCGCCCGCATGATCGGCGCCCACTTCGGGGAGGTGAAGGATAAGCTGCTGAACACCCTGCAGCTGAAGGACCAGGCCGCGCACGACCCCCGTCACCGCGACCTCATCGAGGCCAGCATCGCCCAGCGCAGCCGCGAACTGGGGCCCATCCCCTTCGCCAACGCCATCGACCTGCGCCGCAACACGCGCTACCTCCGCTTCGCCCTGCCCCCGCTGTTGGTGCTGCTCCTCCTGCTGGTGGCCGCCCCCTCCTTCATCTCCGGCCCCACGCAGCGCCTCATCCGCCACGGCAGCTCCTTCGCTCCGGAGGCGCCCTTCCGATTCGTGGTGCGCAACCCCGGCCTGGAGGTGCCCGAGCAGCAGGACTTCGACCTGGAGGTGGCCGTGGAGGGCGCCGTGCTGCCCCAGCAGGTGGATGTGCTGGTCGATGGGCGCGCCATCCCCCTGGTGAAGGACGGCGTGGGCCGCTTCCGCCACCGCTTCCGCAACGTGGGGCGCGACACGCCCTTCCAGCTCACCGCCGAGGGCTTCACCAGCGAGGACTTCCTGCTCACGGTGATGCCCGACCCCGCCGTGCTCGATGTGGTGCTCACCGTGGAACCGCCCGCCTACCTGGGCCTGCCCAAGGAGCAGCTGCGCACCGCTGGCGACGCCACCGTGCCCGCGGGCAGCCGCCTCACCTGGAGCATCGGCACCCGCAGCGCCCAGCAGCTCGACCTGGCCTTCGCCGACAGCACCTACCGGCTGAGCCCCGCGGAGAACGACCGCTTCGCCGCCAGCCGGCGCGTGCTGCAACCGCTCACCTACCGCATGCTGCCGCGCCACGGCGAGCGTGGCCCCGCCGACGCCCCCGACCATCGCATCGAGGTGGTGCCCGACCTGCACCCCACCATCGCCGTGGAGGAGCGCGTGGACAGCGCCGCCCTCAAGCGCCGCTACTTCCGCGGCACCATCGGCGACGACCACGGCTTCACCCGCCTGCAGTTCGCCTACCGCTTCATCACCGGCGGCGACAGCGTGCCCGCCGACCGGCGCGAGGGCGTGCAGGACCTTTCCGTGGACCGCCGGCAGGTGCGCCAGGAGTTCCTCCACGCCTGGGACCTCATCGACCTGCCCCTGCAGCCCGGCGACAAGGTGGAGTACTGGTTCGAGGTGTGGGACAACGACGGGGTGAACGGCGCCAAACGCACCCGCAGCGCCACCCTGGTCTTCGAAGCGCCCACCCTGGAGGCCCTCGCCCAGCAGCGCGCCGAACAGAGCGAGGCCATCGCCCAGGACCTCAAGCAGGGCATCAAGGAGGCCCAGGACCTGCAGCGCGAACTGGACCGCATGCGCCGCGACCTGCTGGACAAGAAGCAGCCCGACTGGCAGGACCAGCAGCGCATGCAGAAGCTGCTCGACCGCCAGAAGCAACTGGAACGCAACATCGAACGCTCCACCGAACAGCTGCGCCAGCAGCAACAGCAGCAGCAGGAGTTCCGCCAAGTGGACGAGCGCGTGCTGGAGAAGCAGCAGCGCCTGCAGGAGCTCTTCGAGGACGTGCTGAGCGAGGAGATGAAGGAGCTCTACCGCCAGATGCAGGAGATGCTCGACAAGCTGGACAAGGAGAAGCTGCTCGACAAGCTGGACGAGATGAAGATGAGCCAGGAGGACATCGAGAAGGAGCTCGACCGCAGCCTGGAGCTCTTCAAGCAGATGGAGGTGGAACAGCGAGCCGAGGACATCGCCGAGCAGCTGGAGAAGCTGGCCGAGGAACAGGAGAAGCTGGCCGAGGACACCAAGGCCGGCGATCAGCCCCAGGACGAGCTGCAGCAGCGGCAGGATTCGCTGAACAAGGCCTTCGAGGACATCCGCGAACAGGTGGACGAGCTGGAGAAGAAGAACCAGGAGCTGGAGAAGCCCCTGGACCTGCCGGACACCGCCCCCACCGAGGAGCAGATCCAGCAGCAGCAGCAGCAGAGCAGCGAGCAGCTGGACAAGAAACAGAACCAGAAGGCCGGCCAGAGCCAACAGAACGCCTCCGACCAGATGAAGCAGATGGCCTTCCAGATGAAGAGCGCCATGCAGAGCGGCCAGCAACAACAACAGGAGGAGGACATGGACGCGCTGCGCCAGCTGCTGGAGAACATCGTGGAGCTGAGCTTCGACCAGGAGCGGGTGATGGACGGGCTGAAGGCCACCGGCGTGCGCGACCCGCGCTTCCTGGAACTGGGCCGCGAACAGCGCGAACTGCGCAGCAGCGCCAAGGTGATCGAGGACAGCCTCTTCGCCCTCAGCAAACGCGTGCCGCAGATCCAGGGCACGGTGAACCGGGAGATGAACGCGGTGAACGGCCACATGGACGAGGCCCTGGAGCATGTGGGCGAGGCGCGCGCCAACGAACGCCACAAGCCCATGGCCGCCGAGGACCAGCAGCGCGCCATGACCGCCCTGAACAACCTGGCCCTGCTGCTGGACGAGGCCCTGCAACAGATGCAGCAGCAGATGCAGAGCCAGATGCAGGGCAACGGCCAGTGCAACAAGCCGGGCGGCACGGGCAGCGGCCAGGGCAAGAAGCCCAGCATGGCCAAGATGAAGGCCCAGCAGGAGGCCATGCAGAAACAGCTCGACGCCATGCGCAAGGCCATGGAGGAGGGCAAGAAGAAGGGCGAGAAGCCCGGGCAGCAGAATCCCGGCGGCAAGACCCCGGGCATGGGCATGAGCCAGCAGCTGGCCCAGCTCGCCGCCCAGCAGGCCGCCATCCGCAAGGAGATGCAGCGCATGGCCCAGGAGCTCAACAAGGACGGCAGCGGCGCCGGCAACGGCCTCAACAAACTGGCCGAGCAGATGGAGCGCCAGGAGAAGGACATCGTCAACAAGAACATCACCCCCGAGACCCTGCGCCGCCAGCAGGACATCATGACCCGCCTGCTGGAGGCCGAGAAGGCCGAGCGCGAACGTGAACTTGACCAGAAGCGCACCAGCAACGAAGGCCGCGAACGGCCCGCCGAGGACCCCGCACGCTTCTTCGACTACCAGCAGCGCAAGGCCCGCGAGGCCGAACTGTTGCGCACCGTGCCCGCCGGCCTCAAGCCGTACTACCGGGACCGTGTGAACGACTATTTCGGTACTTTTGACACACCCTGA
- a CDS encoding TfoX/Sxy family protein, translating to MPHAPLFEQRIANALAAHGVEAEPKRMFGGVAFMVNGHMSLGLTNKNELMVRFDGERLEEILHWPGAKPMTYGHKNMKGFVFVEARAVSTKGALDKWVKLSLAYVDTLPPKTRKPLARKPTIRRGR from the coding sequence GTGCCGCACGCCCCCCTCTTCGAACAACGCATCGCCAACGCGCTGGCCGCGCATGGCGTTGAGGCCGAACCCAAGCGGATGTTCGGCGGTGTGGCCTTCATGGTGAACGGGCACATGAGCCTGGGCCTTACGAACAAGAACGAACTGATGGTCCGGTTCGATGGCGAGCGCCTTGAGGAGATCCTCCATTGGCCCGGCGCCAAACCCATGACCTACGGGCACAAGAACATGAAGGGGTTCGTGTTCGTGGAGGCCCGGGCGGTGTCCACAAAGGGGGCCTTGGACAAGTGGGTGAAGCTGTCCCTCGCTTACGTGGACACTTTGCCGCCGAAGACCAGGAAGCCCTTGGCCCGTAAGCCGACCATCCGCCGCGGACGCTGA
- a CDS encoding glutamate--tRNA ligase, which produces MSVRVRFAPSPTGPLHMGGVRTALYNVLFARKHGGTFLLRIEDTDQQRFVPGAEEYIREALDWCGLTPDESPWTGGPDGPYRQSERKAMYRQYAEQLIAADKAYYAFDTPEELEAMRARLQAAGVAAPAYNAVTREHMRNSLTLSADDVKARLAAGEPYVVRLKVPRHQEVRFEDLIRGWVVVHSANIDDKVLFKSDGMPTYHLANIVDDHLMRITHVIRGEEWLPSAPLHVLLYEAFGWERPAFAHLPLILKPDGNGKLSKRDGDRLGFPVFPLNWTDPASGEQSSGYRERGYYPEAFVNMLALLGWNPGGDQELMSMAEMTALFDLGRVHKGGARFDPEKTKWFNQQYLRRRPDAVLGEQLRGRLQAVKGFDTTAERAAQATALLKERATFVDDMLEGLYLFSTGSPLKDNAEAEAELRKRWKGEAAPALEAYIARLEGMAELSPALLESAFNEVLAAHGLKVGQVMPLYRLFVAGRMQGPGMFDVSVLLGRAEVVARLKAGLEHCRAWA; this is translated from the coding sequence ATGTCCGTCCGAGTCCGCTTTGCCCCCAGCCCCACCGGCCCCCTGCACATGGGCGGTGTGCGCACGGCCCTGTACAACGTCCTCTTCGCCCGTAAGCACGGTGGCACCTTCCTGCTGCGCATCGAGGACACCGATCAGCAGCGCTTCGTGCCCGGTGCCGAGGAGTACATCCGCGAAGCGCTGGACTGGTGCGGGCTGACGCCGGATGAGAGCCCGTGGACCGGTGGCCCGGACGGGCCCTACCGCCAGAGCGAGCGCAAGGCGATGTACCGCCAGTATGCCGAGCAGCTCATCGCCGCGGACAAGGCCTACTATGCCTTCGACACACCCGAGGAGCTGGAGGCCATGCGCGCGCGGCTTCAGGCCGCAGGTGTGGCGGCCCCGGCATACAACGCGGTGACGCGTGAGCACATGAGGAACTCGCTCACCCTGAGCGCCGACGATGTGAAGGCCCGCCTGGCCGCTGGCGAACCTTACGTGGTGCGCCTGAAGGTGCCGCGCCATCAGGAGGTGCGCTTCGAGGACCTGATCCGCGGCTGGGTGGTGGTGCACAGCGCCAACATCGACGACAAGGTGCTCTTCAAGAGCGACGGCATGCCCACCTATCACCTGGCCAACATCGTGGATGACCACCTCATGCGCATCACGCATGTGATCCGCGGCGAGGAGTGGTTGCCGAGCGCGCCGCTGCACGTGTTGCTCTACGAGGCCTTCGGGTGGGAGCGCCCCGCTTTCGCCCACTTGCCGCTGATCCTGAAGCCTGACGGCAACGGCAAGCTCAGCAAGCGCGACGGCGACCGCCTGGGCTTCCCGGTTTTTCCGCTGAACTGGACGGACCCCGCCAGTGGCGAACAGAGCAGCGGCTATCGGGAGCGGGGATACTATCCGGAGGCCTTCGTGAACATGCTGGCCCTGCTGGGCTGGAACCCCGGCGGCGATCAGGAACTCATGAGCATGGCCGAGATGACGGCCCTGTTCGACCTGGGCCGCGTGCACAAGGGGGGCGCCCGCTTCGATCCGGAGAAGACCAAGTGGTTCAACCAGCAATACCTGCGGAGGCGGCCCGATGCGGTGCTCGGCGAACAGCTCCGCGGGCGCCTGCAGGCCGTGAAAGGCTTCGACACCACGGCCGAGCGTGCCGCACAGGCCACCGCCTTGCTGAAGGAGCGCGCCACCTTCGTCGACGACATGCTGGAAGGCCTCTACCTCTTCAGTACGGGTTCGCCCTTGAAGGACAACGCGGAGGCCGAAGCGGAGCTGCGGAAGCGCTGGAAGGGCGAGGCCGCCCCGGCACTCGAGGCGTACATCGCCCGGCTGGAGGGCATGGCTGAACTGAGCCCCGCCCTCCTGGAGTCCGCCTTCAACGAAGTGCTAGCGGCCCACGGTCTGAAGGTGGGCCAGGTGATGCCGCTGTACCGCCTGTTCGTGGCGGGCCGCATGCAGGGCCCCGGGATGTTCGATGTGAGCGTGTTGTTGGGCCGAGCCGAGGTGGTGGCCCGCTTGAAGGCCGGTCTGGAGCACTGCCGCGCATGGGCCTGA
- the folB gene encoding dihydroneopterin aldolase, giving the protein MGLIEVNGIRVFAYHGCLEEEARIGGRYRVDVQVQGDLSRAEFSDALGDTIDYGRITALVKEAMAVRSRLIEHVCRRILLALQQEWPGPYRWRVRVEKEAPPVNGDVEHVAYTLEG; this is encoded by the coding sequence ATGGGCCTGATCGAAGTGAACGGCATCCGGGTGTTCGCCTACCACGGCTGCCTGGAGGAGGAGGCCCGCATCGGCGGCCGGTATCGGGTGGACGTGCAGGTGCAGGGCGACCTTTCCCGCGCTGAGTTCAGCGATGCCTTGGGCGACACCATCGATTACGGCCGCATCACGGCGCTCGTGAAGGAGGCGATGGCCGTGCGCAGCCGGCTGATCGAGCATGTGTGCCGACGGATCCTGCTGGCCCTGCAGCAGGAATGGCCGGGGCCGTATCGTTGGCGGGTGCGGGTGGAGAAGGAGGCCCCTCCGGTGAACGGCGATGTCGAGCACGTGGCCTACACCCTGGAGGGATAG
- a CDS encoding recombination protein O N-terminal domain-containing protein produces MLHTTRALVLRTIRHTDSTVVLKAYTGAFGLRSYLVRTPKGAGRRNVAALLQPLSRLELVVDERADRDLHQVRELRLHRPYQRVPGDAMRIALLLFIQELLARTLREESGDPGLWAFLEDALELLDGAGEVRDLPLRFVLGYAAALGFAPAPPEEEAPYFDMVEGRFTAELPLHAQAIAPPLTAVFAAWLPGSLDEPAPVAMAPGQRRELLDALLRYVRLHVPGAHELRSPDVLHQVLG; encoded by the coding sequence ATGTTGCATACCACCCGGGCCCTGGTGCTCCGCACCATCCGCCACACGGACAGCACCGTTGTGCTGAAGGCGTACACAGGGGCCTTCGGGCTTCGTAGCTACCTGGTACGCACGCCGAAGGGCGCAGGACGCAGGAACGTCGCAGCGTTGCTTCAGCCGCTCAGCCGCCTGGAGCTGGTGGTGGACGAGCGGGCCGACCGCGACCTGCATCAGGTGCGGGAGCTGAGGCTCCATAGACCCTACCAGCGCGTGCCCGGTGATGCGATGCGTATCGCCCTGCTGCTCTTCATCCAGGAGCTGCTGGCCCGCACGCTGCGCGAGGAATCGGGTGATCCCGGGCTTTGGGCTTTTCTGGAGGATGCGCTGGAACTGCTGGACGGCGCTGGCGAAGTGCGCGACCTGCCGTTGCGTTTCGTGCTCGGCTACGCCGCGGCCTTGGGCTTCGCGCCCGCACCACCGGAGGAGGAGGCCCCCTATTTCGACATGGTCGAAGGGCGCTTCACCGCGGAGCTGCCCCTGCATGCCCAGGCGATCGCTCCACCGCTCACCGCGGTGTTCGCCGCGTGGTTGCCGGGTTCGCTGGATGAACCGGCGCCGGTCGCCATGGCCCCTGGTCAGCGCCGTGAGCTGTTGGATGCGCTGTTGCGCTATGTGCGACTGCATGTGCCCGGGGCCCATGAGCTGCGCTCGCCGGACGTGCTTCATCAAGTGCTTGGGTGA